AGTATCGCAGAAGGAGTTGAGACAAAACAAGATTGGGATACTTTGAAGATTCTTTCCTGTGATACGGCACAAGGTTATTATATTGCAAAACCGATGAACCTTTCTTCTTTCACGGAGTATCTCGAAAAAGTAACAATCGTTAAGTAGTTTTCGTTTTTTGGCGACCTCCCGAATCCTTCGGATTCGGGACCGGGCTACTCCGGGCTCCGCGTTCGCTCCGGTCGCTTCGCGACCAAGCCCTTCGTATCCCTGGTCGGGGATTATTACCAAAATAGAAAGACAAATAGGTGTCAGTCGGCAAAAAGGCGAACTTATTTTCAAAAAAATTCCACTTGGATAAGATAAGATTGATTTTTCGATGAGAGTATGTTAGATGAAACTCATTGGGTGGCGGGTGGTTAACCCCACCCAATCAGGGCGGGGAGATCCGTTCTAAGATAGAAAACAATGAATTTACGGTCGTTAGATGATTCTATTTAATAATACATTTCCGGGAGCTTGTCAGATATTATTTTACTTTCATTGAATGTACATCTTGAACGATCAGAACCGGTCTTTGGAAGCTTGGTTCACTACCGAAAGGAGTTCCAAGATCAACCCACCAAATCTCACCACGAATCATTTTTTAAACTAATCCGAAGGGTATGAAGTAAAATGTCTGAGGAACTATCCCGGTTGTTTGAATTATTGGCATAAACCTGATTCAACTTTTCTGTAATTGAGTTTTTCGAATGATTTTGGATAAACTCTTCAAGTGCTCGGGCGAATAACTGGCTTCTTGGAATACCCAGTTTTTTTGCCTTCTTTTCAGCAATCGTTGGAGTAGGAATACGTTTGTTTTTCATCACCTGGTAAAGACCCAATTCGGAGGAATCCCGATTCGAAATACATCTCCAAGCATTAGGATTCCATTTTGCATCCGCCAAAATTCTATCTGGTCAGCGGTTTCCCGTTTTACTTCTTTATTAAATGCAGAAGAAACTTGGTCCAAATACCAATCTCCGTTTATATGCAGTAAGGAGAGAGTACATCTTTCGGGGAACAAAACCCGGTAGATGTAATATTTTCCAGTCAATATGTCAGAATCATAACTGAATACACAATTGTGTTGGGATTTGGATTCATCAAACAATTGTTTTCTGGATACAATCGGGATCACCCCTTCTTCTCCTTGGACGGGTGGAGGAGGGTACAATTCGTCGGGACCGGCAAATTGGTTTTTCCCGATGAGATGGATCATTTTTTTTTCCAATTCGTACAAATGGGAAAGAGAATTTATTCTCCACTTGGGGCAAAACCGTTTTACTTCTTCGTAGATTTGAAATATAGACTGATATTTGTTATTTTCCGAAGAGGAGTCAGGAAACCGGAGGGCAAGGTCCTTCAAAAAGAGAATATCCCATTTCTCTTTCCACCCTTTTTTCCTGGCAAACCCGAAGAAATCAAATAAAATCCGATTGATAAAAGTTAGATGGTGAAACGCTTTTTGGTAAACGGAGATACGGTATAACTTTCGAAATGCGGGAAGATACCCTTCCCGGATGGCGGTTTCCGTTATCTTTCCCAAAACGTTTAATGAACTGGGCAGAAAGCCGAAATAAATTGCGATCTCTTTTCTTTTGCGAAAAGGTAATTTCTCTTTTGCCTCGGAAAAATCCTCAGGAATCGAACTTAGAATCCATTCGGGGTGTTCCAGGCAAAACTGCAATGCAGGGATCATAGTATAAGTTTATACTATTTTGCGATTTTTTTATACTATTTTTTATATATTCGTCCTTAGAATATTTTTTGCTTTTTTTTTCTATGAGTATTCCTAACGATGGGCATAACCAAAGGAGGATTATGTGATCCATTTTAACAAATCGACATATATTATTTTAGCGCTTGTTACCGGTTTTGCCGTTAACTGTAGTACAACGGCAAAGAGAGTGGGTGATTTTCAGGCACCGAATTACAGTTCCGTGAAATTCAACGACAAACTTGTTGTTTCTTATGTCCCGGAAGCAGAAGCGGAGATTAAAAGTAATAATATTTTCAATGAAAACAACTTTCTTAATTATTATAAATCCGTATTGAAAGAAAAAGGAGTGATTTCCGAAAAAGCCAAAGAAACGATCGAAATCAAAATCAATGATGCCAGATTTCGTTCCGAAGGAGTCGCTATTTGGGTTGGAACTATGGCAGGCGCGGATTCAATCGACTTGGACCTAACGATCAAAGATGCGAAAGGAAAAGTAATCGACCAACATAAAATCGAGATTTCCTACGCCCTCGGTGGTTTCGGTGGCGGACCTAATTCCGTAAGAACGGACTATTTTTATAAGAAAATTACAAACCTAACTCTACAACAACTAGGTTATCCTGTAGATTAATTCCATACCTTTATTTTCTTTTAAAAGGCTTGGACTCTAACAAGTTCGGGCCTTTTTTTTGTCCATTTATAAGAAATCAATGATTCTATTTTTCCCCGTTAGGGATGGGAAGGGCGGGCCGGAGGCGCGGCCAAGCTTTGCTTGGCGGGAGCGTAAGCGGACCCCGGACCAGCCCGACCATGAACAGTTAACATGTGTAAAGTGAAATGGATTGGGAACGCCCTGATTCTGCATTCGATGATTTTGTAAACAGTTGTTCATTCAATTCGATTATGTCAGTTGGGTTTCATTTAGTGAACTATGTTCATTGGATTTGTGAGGGAATCGGGGAATTCTCATGTTTCAGCTCGTTTCGAATATTTTTGATTTAGCGCTTGTTATGCTTTTTAGGATTCAGTCAAAAAGTTTTTTCTAATTGAAAATGAGTACAATTTTTTTTTAATACTTGACCAAAGTATTTTCGAAGGATAGAAACTCTCGTTACGGAAACTAATCTTTCGACCGGTTTCTATAAATCCATATTTTAGCTTTCTTATATTTGATATTGTTAATTATAAATGATGAAAAGAATCTTTCTTACGTTCCAAAAAATAAAGATCCGAACCAAGATGATTCTTATCGTTACCGGTGTTGTATTTTTATGTGTAGGACCTCTGTCGCTCATCATTCTCTATCGTAACCAAGCGATCTTGCTCGACAAAACATTTGAAGTCTGTTTGAACCTGGGAGACAATATTTCCAATCTTGCCACGGAAGAACTGTTGATCAATGAAACTTTCGATGCAACAAGCACGGCTCTCTCTCGTTTGAAAACATCACAACTCTCCGGATTATTGGATGCTTATGTAGTCAATATCGACGGACGTTATGTTGCAGAAATCAATGAAAACCATTTGGGCAAACCCGTTCCTCAGAACGAACTGGATTATTATTTCAGTTTGAAAGAACTCGATTTTAAAGAAGTGGAATCGGGTAGTGGACCCATTCTTCGTTTCACATACCCCATCTTCATTGAATATAGAGACAAAAAAATCAGAGTGGGCGCGGCCATATTCGAGTTTGATAAGGAAGAAGTTTACGCGCCGGTAGTCCAGACGAGAACCACGATCATTTTAGGTGCGAGTATTCTATTCGTTATCGGAATCATCATTGCAGTCTACAGCGCTATCTTTTTTTCAAGACCCATCCAACAACTCACCGCCGGTGCCAAATTGATCGGCGCGGGCAATTTGAGTCATAGGATTTCTTTGCAAAACCAGGACGAGATCGGTGAACTGGCTAGTACCTTCAATCGGATGACTTCTCAGATCCAGGATTTCACTCAAAACCTGGAGAGCAAAGTGGAACAAAGGACCGAGGAACTGAACCAAAGTTTGAAGGTGGTTCAGGATTTAAAAGAAAGACAAGACGGGGATTATTACCTCACCTCACTTTTGTTACAACCTTTACAGCCTAATAACAATAATTCGAAAACGGTTAAAACGGAATTTCTGATCGATCAGAAGAAAAAATTCAGTTTTAGAAAATGGAAGTCCGAGATCGGGGGAGATATTTGTATCACCGATACGATTTCATTGCAAGACCAAGAATACACCGTGTTTATCAACGGTGATGCGATGGGAAAATCCATTCAGGGAGCGGGCGGCGCACTTGTGTTAGGTGTTGTTTTTAACGCAGGACTTATGCGTTCCCGGATTACAAAAAACCAAAAGGTGTATCCAGAGGTTTGGTTGAAAGAACGGTTTTTGGATCTTCAAAACGTATTTCGTTCCTTTGAAGGTTCCATGTTTATCTCGGTTTGTATGGGTCTTGTCGAAACAAAAACAGGTGTTATGTATTATATCAATGCGGAACATCCCTGGACCGTGCTTTTCAGAGACGGAAAAGCTTCCTTTTTGGAAGAGGAACTTGCGATTCGCAAATTGGGAACACCCGATATAGAAGAGAAATTTTTCGTTCGTATGTTCCAGTTGATGCCGGAGGACATTATCATCACCGGATCGGACGGAAGGGATGATTTTGCACAGGAAGAAGACGATCCCAATCACGAAACCATCAATACGGACGAGATGCAGTTTTTGTATCGTGTGGAAGAAGCGGGAGGGGATCTGGAAGGGATTTCGAAAGGAATCAAATCGAAAGGATTTTTAATAGATGATCTTTCTCTTCTGAAAATCAGTTATAATCCTGATATTAGCGAAGCTAAATTTTTCCCGACTCCGGAACTTCCTTCCCGTTTTTCGGATACGAATCAGCTACTCGCAGGCGGAAATACGGAAGAAGCCATTCAGTCCATTGAGGAGTTATTCAAAGAAAATCCGAATTTTTCCGATCTGTTGAAGCTACTGGGAAAACTTTATTTTGAAACAAAAGACTATTCCCGTGCCGTTGAATGTTTGAATCAATTCATCGATATCAATCCTGCAAATAACGAATCCATTTATCTTCTTTCTCTCTCTTATAAAAATCTGAATCTAATGAATGAAGCCGCGGATGTGGGAGAAAGGTTGTATCTTCGCGAACCTCTCGATTTCAATAATTTGGTCAGTCTTGCCGAAACCTATTTCGAATTAGGTGTTTATCGTAGGGGAGAGTTTTTGATTCAAAAGGCTTTGGAATTGAATCCGGATGATTCGGTTGCTTTGCAAATCCAGGCAAAAATAGAAAGCATCAAAAACACCCTTACGCCTGAGGAGATCCAAAAAGTCCCGAAACCGCTTGTGGAAATCCGAAGTCTTACTTCCGTGATCGAGTCTGCGGACAATTTGTACGCGGAAAAAAAATACAAAGAAGCATTGAACGAATACAAGGAAGCGTTGAAACGTTCCCGTGAAAATCCGTTTCTGCTTTTCCGAACAGCAAATTGTCTTTCTTTGTTGGAACGAATGGAAGAAGCCATTGAATTTTATTCCACATCTCTGGCCCTTGTCCCGAACAATCACCATGCCAGAAATAATTTGGGAAGTATCTTTTTCCGGCTTCGAAGATATGCCGAAGCGAGAAATGAATGGGAGATGGCTTTGCAGATCAAACCCGATTTCAAAACGGCACGCATCAACTTGGACAAATTGGAAAAATTCATACAAGAAAATCTGGTTCAGGCGGAATCATGAATTTATTTTTCCGTTTCAAAAGGTTTTCCATTTATTTCGCCATGTCTGCAGTATTTCTGTTTGTATTTTCCTCCGGAAAAAATGTTCTTTCCCCGGTTCCCGCCGCAACAAAACCCAGCGGTTAT
The nucleotide sequence above comes from Leptospira kobayashii. Encoded proteins:
- a CDS encoding ChpI protein, with the translated sequence MKNKRIPTPTIAEKKAKKLGIPRSQLFARALEEFIQNHSKNSITEKLNQVYANNSNNRDSSSDILLHTLRISLKNDSW
- a CDS encoding PcfJ domain-containing protein — protein: MIPALQFCLEHPEWILSSIPEDFSEAKEKLPFRKRKEIAIYFGFLPSSLNVLGKITETAIREGYLPAFRKLYRISVYQKAFHHLTFINRILFDFFGFARKKGWKEKWDILFLKDLALRFPDSSSENNKYQSIFQIYEEVKRFCPKWRINSLSHLYELEKKMIHLIGKNQFAGPDELYPPPPVQGEEGVIPIVSRKQLFDESKSQHNCVFSYDSDILTGKYYIYRVLFPERCTLSLLHINGDWYLDQVSSAFNKEVKRETADQIEFWRMQNGILMLGDVFRIGIPPNWVFTR
- a CDS encoding tetratricopeptide repeat protein — its product is MMKRIFLTFQKIKIRTKMILIVTGVVFLCVGPLSLIILYRNQAILLDKTFEVCLNLGDNISNLATEELLINETFDATSTALSRLKTSQLSGLLDAYVVNIDGRYVAEINENHLGKPVPQNELDYYFSLKELDFKEVESGSGPILRFTYPIFIEYRDKKIRVGAAIFEFDKEEVYAPVVQTRTTIILGASILFVIGIIIAVYSAIFFSRPIQQLTAGAKLIGAGNLSHRISLQNQDEIGELASTFNRMTSQIQDFTQNLESKVEQRTEELNQSLKVVQDLKERQDGDYYLTSLLLQPLQPNNNNSKTVKTEFLIDQKKKFSFRKWKSEIGGDICITDTISLQDQEYTVFINGDAMGKSIQGAGGALVLGVVFNAGLMRSRITKNQKVYPEVWLKERFLDLQNVFRSFEGSMFISVCMGLVETKTGVMYYINAEHPWTVLFRDGKASFLEEELAIRKLGTPDIEEKFFVRMFQLMPEDIIITGSDGRDDFAQEEDDPNHETINTDEMQFLYRVEEAGGDLEGISKGIKSKGFLIDDLSLLKISYNPDISEAKFFPTPELPSRFSDTNQLLAGGNTEEAIQSIEELFKENPNFSDLLKLLGKLYFETKDYSRAVECLNQFIDINPANNESIYLLSLSYKNLNLMNEAADVGERLYLREPLDFNNLVSLAETYFELGVYRRGEFLIQKALELNPDDSVALQIQAKIESIKNTLTPEEIQKVPKPLVEIRSLTSVIESADNLYAEKKYKEALNEYKEALKRSRENPFLLFRTANCLSLLERMEEAIEFYSTSLALVPNNHHARNNLGSIFFRLRRYAEARNEWEMALQIKPDFKTARINLDKLEKFIQENLVQAES